The Arachis ipaensis cultivar K30076 chromosome B03, Araip1.1, whole genome shotgun sequence region GGGCTGAGCAAAATCAATCAGGTGGTGTACCCCTGGCATCCAATGATCAGTCCAGAAGTTAACATTTTCACCGGACCCAAGACTCCAAACAAGATTATCGGCAAACTTCTTCCAAACATGAAAGATACCTTTCCAAGCATTAGATGAAGATAGATGTTTTGTGACAAGTGGCAGGGAGTCATCTCCACATCCATACTTGCTGCGGACTATCTTTACCCATAGCGCATCCTTATTATGGATTAGCTTCCAGGCCAACTTCATAAGATTCGCATTATTCAACACTCTAGTCAGTCTGAGGCCCAAACTGCCTTGGCTTTTGGGAAGGCAAATTTTCTCCCAACTCATGAGGTGAGGTTTCCTCCCCAAGCTAACATTTTCCCATAAAAAATTCCTGCAAATTTTATCAATGCTATCACAAATACTTAGAGGAAGTTTCATGGTCTGCATGACATAGGAAGGAATAGACGCCAGTGCTGATTGGGTGAGAGTAACTCTACCCGCAAGAGAAAGATTTTTAGCCTTCCACGAACTAAGTCTATTAGCCATTCTATCTAATATGAACTGAAAGTCCTCCTTCTTGGAACGACCATGAAGGAGAGGGACTCCAAGGTACTTACCCATATTGTTTGTTAGCCTCATTCCCAAAGCATTACTCAGTTCTTTTTTCCTAGCGAAGCACATATTCTCAGAGAAGTAAACACAGTATTTAGCATAATTTACCTTTTGACCAGAACATTTACAAAACAAATCCAGAATGTCCCGTACAACCTCAACCTGCTCCATGGAAGCTTTCCAGAATAGAACAATATCGTCAGCAAAACATATATGGGAGAGTTTCGGCCCACCTCTATTTAATACCATCGGCTCCCAAAAATTCTGATTAACAGCAAAGGAGATAATCTGAGACAGTCTTTCTATACATAAAACAAAGAGATACGGAAACATAGGATCACCCTGTCGAATACCTCTAGAAGGAGTGAAAGAATTAGATGAGATACCATTCCACAGGACTTTCATCTCCACAGATGAATAGCAATGAGAGATCAGGTTAACTAAATTCTCTGGCAGTCTAGCTTCTACTAAAGTATCCCTGATAAATTTTCAGTTCAAAAGATCATAAGCTTTTTCCAAATCTATCTTAATAGCAATATAACCGCAAGCACCTTTCTTGATCCTCATGGAATGGATGGCCTCTTGGGCTATAATAATATTGTCTGCACTCTGCCTGTCAGGAACAAAACTTGACTGGGAGGGGCCAATTAATTTGGGCATGATCTCTTTCAACCGATGAGAGATAATCTTTGTAATGAGCTTATACGAAACATTACAAAGCCCAATAGGCCAAAAGTGGCTAAAAATTTCTGGAGCGTCAATCTTTGGGATAAGCGAGATATAAGTGCTATTCGCCACTTTAATTTCTTCATGATTATTGAAAACCCGGAAAACCCAATTTACCACTGAATTTTTTACAGATTTCCAGTTGCTCTGATGAAACATCGGAGGCAGGCTGTCAGGCCCCGGCGCCTTCCAGGCTCCCATAGAGAACATAGAAGATTGGATTTCTTCAACAGTCACCATTCTTCCTAACTGGTTTTGCTCCTCATATGATAAAGTCGGAAAAAGGCCTGGAGCATTTAGTTTCTCACAATTCCCATCATCAGAATACAAAGATAGAAAGTGTTGTGCTCcaatattttgaatttgttgcACATCATCGATCCATTGTCCTTCTGCATTTTTAATCATAGATACTCTGTTTCTTCTCCTCTTGGCAGATGCTGTGCTATGGAAGTAAGCAGTATTCTTATCACCATAATTGATCCACTTGCACCTAGAACATTGCTTCCAGTAGACTTCTTTCTGAATAAGCAAAGTTTCCAATTCCTTCCACAATTGTGTTTGAagattatcaagaaaaggattcGGCATGAAACTGAGATGAGCAGATATACCATTTAATCTCGCCAGTAGCCAATTTTTCCTTTTAACTAGATCACCAAACATTTCTCGATTCCAAGTTTTAGCAGCCTCCATGAAAGTAGAGATATTTACCTCCAGCGGTGATCAACATCCCAACTACTCCTTAGCAAGTTACTAAAATCGTTGTGAGTCATCCATGCCACAATAAACCGAAATGGACGAGTAGAGGAGCCAGGCTTATTTGCATATCTCAAATCAAGTAATAACGTCGCATGATCAGATTTCAGTTTCGGAAGATGCTTTACTACCGCATGATTGAATCTTTGAACCCAAGAAGGGGTCGCAACGTACCTGTCTAATCTCCTTCGAATACTACCTCTCTGCCAAGTAAACGGTTGTCCTTGGAAGCCAATGTCTTGGAGACCACATTCAAAGAGACAATTTGAGAAGCGAGCATGATCCCTAGAGAGATTTGAGGTACCCCTGTATCAGCCATTGAGAGAACACAATTGAAGTTACCCCCCACACACCAATCACCATGCACCAGATTCCCTAATCTTTGCAGATTTTCCCACAATTCGAATCTTGGTCCAATATGAAGTGAACCATAGACTACCGTCAGATACCAGTATTGTTCATTACAAAAAAAAACTCTAAGATAAATAAATTGCCTATGGGACTCAATAACATTAACATCCTAGAGCCTGCCATTCTACAGAAGCCAGATCCCGCCTGAGAAGCCAAGTCCTTCCACTAGATGCCAGTTCAGGAAACTAAATTTTTGAGCCACCTTCTCCGCTTTAGCCCCGAAGATATGTGTTTCAAGTAAACAAAGAAAATTAGAATGAAATCTATTGCACATATCCTTCACCAATCTGGAGAAACCTTTACCACCCATAGCTCTACGTTCCAATTTATTATATTCATGATTAAGTGTTAATTTCACTAAAGATAAATTAGACAAGAGAAATACCAGTTGAAGATCATCTATAAACCATCCAACTTGCATATCTACAGTATATTTTCTACCTCAATCTTAACCGTTAACATTTTTTATACTAAATCTGAatgattaagaataaaaaagttCCAGAATCGTACGATGGAACAGGTAATAAGCTTCCAATCCTATACAGCCCAATCACtgcttattagttattattataataaacttCATTCCTCATCTCATCTTTAGAACAAACCTTAATTCAATTCTTTACACACCACaaagcaataaaaaaaaaaaggaaaaaaagaagacatGTCTTGTTCTTCCGTCAACAGTAACAACACTCACATCCTGGTGTTCCCATACCCAGCTCAAGGCCACATCCTAGCACTCCTAGACCTCACCCACAATTTAGCTCTAAGAGGTCTAACCATAACCATAATAATCACACCAAACAACCTCCCAATTCTCAAACCCCTCTTAACAACCCACCCAACAACTATCCGTACACTCACACTCCCTTTCCCTTCTCACCCTACCCTTCCGGCGCGTGTAGAACACGTCCGCGATGTTGGTAACACTGGAAACTACCCCTTCATCAACGCCCTCTCTAAACTCCAAACTCCAATCATTGAGTGGTGTAGGACCCACACTAACCCCCCTGTGGCTCTTATCTCCGATTTCTTCCTTGGCTGGACTCACCAACTCGCTGACCAACTCGGTATCAAGAGAATCGCCTTTCAGTCCTGCTCCGCTCTCTTGGCCATCATCTTCCACAGCACCTGGCCGGAGGCGCCGGCACTCAGATCCCGTCCGGTGGTGGAGTTCCCTGACCTGCTCGGAGCCCCGTCGTTTAGGAACGAGCACCTTCCGTCGCTTCTACGACTCTATAAAGAATCGGAGTCGGAATCGGAGTTCGTGAGGGAGAGCATTGTCGCTAACACGACCAAAAGTTGGGGTTACGTATTCAACACGTCACGTGCGCTGGAGGGTCCATATTTGGAGCACGTGAGCAAAATAATGGGACATTCGCGGGTTTTTGGGGTGGGCCCCTTGTGTTTGATTGGAGTTGGTGGCGGGTTTAATCGTGTCGATCGGAGCCCGAATGCCGGATCCGGTAATGTTTTGGAGTGGCTTGATGGGTGTGAGGAAGATGGATCGGTTTTGTATGTGTGCTTTGGGAGTCAAAAGCTGTTGAGGAAGGAGCTCATGGAGGCCTTGGCGGCCGGGTTGGAAAGGTCAGGGACCCGATTCGTTTGGGTGGTGAAGGAGGCAACCACAGCAGAGCACATGGAGAAAGGGTACGGGTCAGTGCCGGATGGGTTTGAGGATCGGGTTTTGGGTCGGGGCCTACTTGTGAGGGGATGGGCTCCACAAGTGAGCATTTTGGGTCATCGAGCTGTGGGTGGGTTCCTGAGCCATTGTGGGTGGAATTCAGTGTTGGAGGCGGTAGCAGCTGGGGTTGCTTTATTGGGATGGCCAATGGAGGCTGACCAATTTGTTAATGCATGGTGGTTGGTGGAGGTTATGGGAGTTGCTGCGATGGTATCTGATGGGGCAGATTCTCTGTTAGACCCGGATGATCTGGGTCGGGTCATACATCAGTCCATGGGTGCGGATAGCATCCAAAAGGAAAGGTCAAAAGCATTGAGAGAGGAAGCTATTAAGGCTGTCGATGACGGTGGAAGCTCCTCCAAGGAGTTACATGAGCTTGTTGAAGCACTAAAGCAATTGAAGTGAGAATTTTACG contains the following coding sequences:
- the LOC107629017 gene encoding UDP-glycosyltransferase 89A2, with amino-acid sequence MSCSSVNSNNTHILVFPYPAQGHILALLDLTHNLALRGLTITIIITPNNLPILKPLLTTHPTTIRTLTLPFPSHPTLPARVEHVRDVGNTGNYPFINALSKLQTPIIEWCRTHTNPPVALISDFFLGWTHQLADQLGIKRIAFQSCSALLAIIFHSTWPEAPALRSRPVVEFPDLLGAPSFRNEHLPSLLRLYKESESESEFVRESIVANTTKSWGYVFNTSRALEGPYLEHVSKIMGHSRVFGVGPLCLIGVGGGFNRVDRSPNAGSGNVLEWLDGCEEDGSVLYVCFGSQKLLRKELMEALAAGLERSGTRFVWVVKEATTAEHMEKGYGSVPDGFEDRVLGRGLLVRGWAPQVSILGHRAVGGFLSHCGWNSVLEAVAAGVALLGWPMEADQFVNAWWLVEVMGVAAMVSDGADSLLDPDDLGRVIHQSMGADSIQKERSKALREEAIKAVDDGGSSSKELHELVEALKQLK